A genome region from Defluviimonas aquaemixtae includes the following:
- a CDS encoding thioredoxin family protein, translating to MKQILRTLAVITALATPAAAVELGDDGLHKPAWLRDTFKDMREDLAEANTEGKRLLVIFEQRGCIYCTEMHEKIFPEPEIDALIRDNYFVVQMNLFGDVEVTDFDGETLSEKDMAVKWGVVFTPTMIFLPEEVGDGVTASEAAVASMPGAFGKQTTAALLTWVKDHGYESGEHFQKYLAERVTGSTSN from the coding sequence ATGAAACAAATCTTGCGAACGCTGGCAGTCATCACGGCACTCGCCACGCCTGCTGCCGCCGTCGAACTAGGCGATGACGGTCTGCACAAGCCCGCCTGGCTGCGCGATACCTTCAAGGACATGCGCGAGGATCTGGCCGAGGCGAATACCGAGGGAAAGCGGCTTCTCGTGATCTTCGAGCAGCGGGGTTGCATCTACTGCACCGAGATGCACGAGAAGATCTTCCCGGAGCCCGAAATCGACGCGCTGATCCGCGACAACTACTTCGTGGTGCAGATGAACCTATTCGGCGACGTGGAGGTGACCGATTTTGACGGCGAGACATTGTCGGAGAAGGACATGGCCGTGAAATGGGGCGTCGTCTTCACGCCGACGATGATCTTCCTGCCCGAGGAGGTGGGTGATGGCGTGACCGCGTCTGAGGCTGCCGTCGCGTCGATGCCGGGCGCTTTCGGCAAGCAGACGACCGCCGCGCTGCTGACCTGGGTAAAGGATCACGGCTATGAGTCGGGCGAGCATTTCCAGAAGTATCTCGCCGAACGCGTGACAGGCAGCACATCTAACTGA
- the soxX gene encoding sulfur oxidation c-type cytochrome SoxX encodes MTRRIVLGLLSSMTIVSAAAAETTPASVAFEEGAITQSLTGAPGDPAEGANVMSNRGLGNCVACHAVSTMPDVPFQGNVGPPLDGAGDRWEEAELRGIVSDAKMTFDGTIMPSFYKTGPYVRPGNAFTGKAAEGELAPLLTAQQIEDVVAYLLTLKE; translated from the coding sequence ATGACGCGCCGCATAGTTCTCGGCCTGTTATCGTCTATGACCATCGTATCAGCGGCCGCGGCGGAAACGACGCCCGCCAGTGTAGCGTTCGAGGAAGGCGCGATCACGCAGTCGCTGACCGGGGCGCCGGGCGACCCGGCCGAGGGGGCGAATGTCATGTCGAACCGTGGCCTCGGCAATTGCGTCGCCTGCCACGCCGTCTCGACGATGCCGGATGTGCCGTTTCAGGGCAATGTCGGCCCGCCGCTCGACGGCGCGGGGGATCGGTGGGAGGAAGCCGAGCTTCGTGGCATCGTATCAGACGCAAAGATGACCTTCGACGGCACGATCATGCCGTCGTTCTACAAGACGGGCCCGTATGTCCGGCCCGGAAACGCGTTTACCGGCAAGGCTGCCGAAGGTGAACTCGCCCCGCTTCTGACAGCCCAGCAGATCGAGGACGTCGTCGCCTATCTGCTGACGCTGAAGGAATAA